A window of Centropristis striata isolate RG_2023a ecotype Rhode Island chromosome 13, C.striata_1.0, whole genome shotgun sequence genomic DNA:
gggtgaagagaggagcagagctgtcaactgatcaccacctggtggtgagttggatcaggtggcgggggaggatgctggacagacctggcaaacccaaacgggtagtgagggtgaactgggaacgtctagcggaggcccctgtccgcagggtcttcaactcacacctctggaagaatttctccaacatcccgggtgaggttggggacatggagtccgaatgggccatgttcaaagcctcaattgttgatgcggctggtaggagctgcggcaacccaagaacccgctggtggacaccagcggtgagggaggccgtcaagctgaagaaggaggcctttcggtcttggctggccgaggggtctctggtatcagcagacaggtaccgttcggccagaagggctgcagctgcggcagtcgcggaagcaaaaactcgggtatgggaggaattcggggaggccatggaggaggactttcggtcggcctcaaagaggttctggaaaaccgtcgggtgtctcaggaagggaaagcagggcttggcccaagctgtgttcagcaggggaggagacctgctgacccgacctgtggatgtcgtcggacggtggaaagaacactttgaggaactccttaatccagccaacacgtcctctgtagaggaggcagagtctgaagactcaggggaagactcaccagtaaccctggcagaggtcgccgaggtagtcaaaaagctacccggcggcaaggcgccagggttggatgagattcgccctgagatgctgaaggctctggacactgttgggctgtcatggttgacacgcctcttcagtgtcgcgtggaggtctgggacagtgccagtggagtggcagactggggtggtggttcccattttcaaaaagggaccggagggtgtgttccaattaccgtggaatcacactcaACCTCcagggaaagtctactccagggtgctggaaaggaggctccggccgattgtcgaacctcggattcaggaggaacaatgcggcttccgtcctggccgtggaacaacggaccagctctttacccttgcgagacttctggagggggcatgggagtttgcccatccagtctacatgtgttttgtggacttggagaaggcctacgaccgtgtctctcggggagtcttgtggggggtactgcgggaatatggggcaccgggctcgttgctacgagctatccggtccctatataaccaaagtgagagctgtgtccgcatactcggcacaacgtcaaacacgttcccagttggtgttggcctccgccagggttgccccttgtctccgattctgtttgtggttttcatggacaggatctcaaggcgcagccggggggaggaagggattcggtttggtgacctaagaattgcatctctgctttttgcagatgatgtggttcttttggcttcatcaagccgggacctccagcactcattggggcggtttgcagccgagtgtgaagcggttgggatgagagttagcacctccaagtctgaggccatggttctctgccggaaaacggtggactgccccctctgggtggagagaggtactgccccctctgggtggggagaggtactgcctcaagcgaaggagttcaagtatctcggggtcttgttcacgagtgagggtagaacggagcgtgagatggacaggcggtttggtgcagcgtcagcagtgatgcgggcgttgtaccggaccttcgtggtgaagaaggagctgagcctgaaggcaaagctctcgatttaccggtccatctacgttccaaccctcacctatggtcatgaactttgggtagtgaccgaaagagcaagatcgcggatacaagcggctgaaatgagcttcctccgtagggtggctgggctgagccttagagatagggggaggagctcagacatccggagggagctcggagtagagccgctgctccttctcctctaaaggagccagctgaggtggtttgggcatctggtaaggatcctcccgggcgcctcccgttagaggtgttccgggcacgtccaactggtaggaggccccggggaagacccagaacacggtggagggattatatctctctcctggcctgcgAACtcctcggggtccaggaggagctggacgttgtggctggggagagggacgtctggaacgccctgcttagcctgctgcccccgcgacccggccccggataagcggaagaaaatggatggatggacttttATCTcgtatattttagatttttttaaatgtgtcactttttactCCTAAATTTTTCACGGTTTTCTCGTaaatttctcacttttttctcatgaattggatttttcattagtttcagagtgagtttgctagttttaactagtttttattttttggaaaatgcttagttttagtttagtttttattagttttagttgttttgtaatgtaatataatgttcaataaagaatgataaaaatatatattatgctACATATAATGTTTGACATTGTGTGCAACCAAGTTAAGAATAATATAACTATACTGCAGATTGCTACATgcaaatacatatttaacagtCTGAAGCTTAAAACTAAAAGGGAAACATAAACAAGctgtataataaataataataaagcctTTGTTTACATTTCCCTGATTTAATTTCCATATTCTGATTTCCTGAAATGTTGATTTCTCACGGTGTAAACGGAATCTTCTGTGAGAGGAATatgtttctgctgctgcctcGTAGAAATCATCAACATGTTgaactgtaaaatgtttttatttcagcttcactcaccgatgaagatgaagaagacGGCAAAGAAGGCGACGTCCCAGTCGGACTGGAAGAAGTTCAGCCTGGAGAAAACCTGGCTGACCTGGTCCTGGATCTGCTGCTGCACCTCCCTCTGCTCCATCACTCTGAGGAAAGACACAGGAAGCATGCAgcatgaaacatgaaacatgaaacatgaagcaTGAAGCATGCAGCATGGAGCTCTCTGATATCTGACTCTGTTAGTTTGCATCATATGTTGATTCACATCAACATCACACAGACTCAGTGAAGTGAAACACAGCAGACTTTAGGCCACAAAGGTTCAAAACCTTTAGATTCATTCAGACATTCCCTTCCTTTTCTCTAATGTTTCCtttataagtatatatatatatcgtatatttatctataagtatatatatatatagaaatatataactACTTATAAAGGAAACATTAGAGAAAAGGAAGggatttcaatatatattctcaagtttcaatatatatattatggcaagccgttcaggaaattatcaTATATATGGAttaaaaacctgagaatatactatatatatatatatatatatatatatatatatatatatatatagtatattctcagatttttaatatatattctcaggttttgaatccatatatttaataatttcctgaacggcatgccgTGTGTATGTCGCATATACGGCTATCattgaataatatatatatacggctataatatatctatatacggctataatttaataatataaatatgcggctataatatatctatatactGCTATCATTGAATAATATATACGGCTATAATCTCAGATAAATCCAGGCTCTTGATGTTGTGTTGATGGTAACTAGGCGCCTGAttagacattattattattattattattattattattattattattattattattattattagacatCATAAGTAGAATTACATCAGTCAAAGTGTTCTTAAATCACTCAGAAGTAACAAAACAGTACCAACCCGTCTAATAGTCTCCGCTGGTGAGATCAGAGAACAGAGACCTGTTACCTGTTACTGGTTACCGCTTGTTCTCTTTACTGTCCTTCCTGGTCCAAAGGTAGCTGACGTCACCTGACGTCACCTCACTCACCTGTTCACTCGGACGCCCAGTGGATCTACCTGCAGCTGGCTGGGAGGATCTTCTCCCgcattatcataataataataataataataataataataatacacactCACAGACTGGAGGAGATAtctctatttatatatttatattaaagatCATTTCCGCGgaggaaaatgaataaatgagaagttatttatatatataactttattaactttacatgagtaCACaacgtgaaataattaaattgcgtcgcgccgaaaacgtatttgttatgcagaacggacccactcagattgttttatatattacaaatatattattagattatttgcattgatgcatttaagtaagcagcattttaatctCCTCAGGGTAGGACTCACTGCTGAATATGCTGttatggtttaatttaaaaacaaacatcttatCGTTTTAcatttatcatgattttcacgccaaaagtaactaaagctgtcagataaatgtagtggagtagaattataaagttacaatttataataaacattttactaaagtacagtactaaGAACACTCAGTGGAATATTGTTCATTTACTGTTCACCATGTGAAATTACCGTCcaattgatataatatttatattgataTTATCTAATAATATTACCTCTGTATGCTGCCACGCCTCCTCATTCTCCTTTTCCATCTACATaactatttattctatattccaatattttcaagccatttcaattattttttcttgtttgtgatATGTTATACCTTTATTTTCCTTAAGTTGTTTCCGTATTGTTGTTAATTGTTTTATGCACCAATAGGAGTCGAACTCTAATTTCGTTGTAttatatacaatgacaataaaggctattctattatattctatttagtaaatgtacttagttacattccaccacttctTTTGGGAAATAATATCAAAATGTATTGCCATttacaacttttattttcatcaccattttaattattcttattcttattcttattcttattcttattcttcttcttcttattattattatcattattatcatcatcactattacaattattattgttattattattattattttcactattattgttattatcattattattattattattattattaataatattattactactactactactgtttttttagtatgtatttattttttttaatttttaatttttaatttttttaattttttaattttttaattttttaatttttttaattttttaatttaaaaaaaaaaaatttaatcttTGGGGTGATTTGATTGGCTCGGCAGTGTGGGTGGGTGGTGCCTAACCTAACCGGAAACCCTCCCTGACTGACAGCTCTGGGGACCAATCAACGCATCGGATCTGTTCTGTGTCGTATTTCTGCTGACGTGGAGGCCGGAAGTGCAGCTCCTCTAGTCTTCCGGGTGTGAGAGCAGCTGAGGTTGTTTTGGATCCGTGATGGCGGAGGATCCAGCTCTGAGTCTCCGGGTCTCGGAGATCAGGGACCCGGCGGCCCTGTTCGAGCGCTACAACACGGCGGAGATCCGCCTGGTGGAGCGGAAGGTCCGCGGGGAGATCGAGCAGAAGAAGGAGGAGCTGCGGCAGATGGTCGGGGAGCGCTACCGGGACCTGATCGACGCGGCGGACACCATCGGAGAGATGAAGCAGCGCTCCGAGAGCCTGGTCCGGTCCATCCGGGACATGGACCGGTACTGCCACGCGCTCCGGACCGGGAGGCAGGCTGGGACCAGCTGCAGGCAGGAGGTGACccttagtattattattattattattattattattatatgacagGCTGGGACCAGCTGCAGACAGGAGGTGACccttagtattattattattattattattattattattattattattattattatatgacagGCTGGGACCAGCTGCAGACAGGAGGTGACccttagtattattattattattgttattattattattattattattatt
This region includes:
- the smim22 gene encoding small integral membrane protein 22 isoform X1 translates to MMQTNRVRYQRAPCCMLHASCFMFHVSCCMLPVSFLRVMEQREVQQQIQDQVSQVFSRLNFFQSDWDVAFFAVFFIFIGLVLLLVVLVLIRCCCCCCCDDEKFQNRKVGVENMAMEP
- the smim22 gene encoding small integral membrane protein 22 isoform X3 encodes the protein MEQREVQQQIQDQVSQVFSRLNFFQSDWDVAFFAVFFIFIGLVLLLVVLVLIRCCCCCCCDDEKFQNRKVGVENMAMEP
- the smim22 gene encoding small integral membrane protein 22 isoform X2 codes for the protein MMQTNRVRYQRAPCCMLHASCFMFHVSCCMLPVSFLRVMEQREVQQQIQDQVSQVFSRLNFFQSDWDVAFFAVFFIFIVSKSKGWRGEHGDGALMES